The following proteins are co-located in the Solanum pennellii chromosome 1, SPENNV200 genome:
- the LOC107009850 gene encoding MADS-box protein SOC1-like: MVRGKTQMRRIENATSRQVTFSKRRNGLLKKAFELSVLCDAEVGLIIFSPRGKLYEFASSSIPEVIERYKRHTKDKVQPDESQSVDIQHTKQETASLMKKIELLESSKRKLLGEGLGSCSLEEVQQLEKQLEQSVTTIRARKMQVFREQMERLKERERALTAENMMLRELKFGGDEERRKSSGVICIEGGSTGSEKSDVETELFIGQPHYHDSRIRRPEWS, translated from the exons ATGGTGAGAGGTAAAACACAGATGAGGCGTATAGAGAACGCCACAAGCAGACAAGTTACTTTCTCAAAGAGAAGAAATGGTTTGCTAAAAAAAGCTTTTGAGCTTTCTGTTTTATGTGATGCTGAAGTTGGATTGATTATCTTTTCTCCAAGAGGAAAACTATATGAATTTGCTAGCTCAAG CATACCTGAGGTAATTGAACGATATAAGAGGCATACTAAAGATAAAGTTCAACCTGATGAGAGCCAATCTGTGGATATTCAG CATACTAAGCAAGAGACAGCAAGTTTGATGAAGAAGATAGAACTCCTTGAATCATCTAAAAG GAAACTCTTGGGAGAAGGTTTAGGATCATGCAGCCTTGAAGAAGTTCAACAATTAGAGAAGCAATTGGAGCAGAGTGTCACTACTATTAGGGCTCGAAAG ATGCAAGTCTTTAGGGAACAAATGGAGAGATTGAAAGAAAGG GAGAGAGCCCTTACAGCTGAAAATATGATGCTGAGGGAACTAAAG TTTGGAGGAGATGAAGAGAGACGAAAATCAAGTGGAGTAATTTGTATAGAAGGTGGTAGTACTGGTAGCGAAAAATCAGATGTTGAGACTGAATTGTTTATCGGACAACCTCATTATCATGACTCCAGAATAAGGCGTCCTGAATGGTCTTGA